From the Gramella sp. Hel_I_59 genome, one window contains:
- a CDS encoding VCBS repeat-containing protein, which translates to MKLAIRRYFLYSLLFFVFSCAKDKEKEKESLFFSNPNAKVTGIDFVNELTETRDQNILDYLYFYNGGGVSIGDINNDGLTDIYFTGNQVQNRLYLNKGSLKFEDITATAGVGGQSTWNTGTTMADINGDGLLDIYVSAVVGVNGFRGHNELFINNGDLTFTESAAEYGLDLDTYSSQTAFFDLDNDGDLDAYILNHAVHTNESFGPANIRNNRVYESGDKLMLNENGKFRDISEKAGIYGGANSYGLGITTADFNNDGSTDVYIGNDFHEDDYYYLNNGDGTFSEELKNRFGHTSRFSMGNDAADINNDGFVDLITLDMLPEDETVLKSSAGDDNVNLDRFRIEKLGYHPQYTRNMLQINKGGEYFSETALMSGVAATDWSWGPLFADFDQDGSQDLFISNGIPRRPNDLDYVKYTSNEQIQKKLDKTTIVDNEVLDKMPSGAVTNFVFKGSGSGQFENVTHKWIANDSIISTGVAYGDLDNDGDLDIVTNNINAPASIYINDFAEGNYLKLKLQGSDLNSFGIGAKAVVYTSEGVQIRQLYTTKAFQSSSEPLMHFGLKQGETVDSLRIIWPGNRSQLIISPALNSTLSLKFSNANDIINTGEIFKTRSKFQFQRSENFGIDYEHKENTYNDFDVQKLIPHQTSDLGPAVKVADLNNDGEDDIIFGASRFQPSDVYYQEKGNFRKKNFKALTSDSLAEDASITIADLNSDGLQDILIASGGGESVGKNRWLKDRIYYNSKEGDFQESELFPELFLNSSVIKTADYDNDGDLDIFIGSNAQNYQYGAIPKSVLLRNDKGEFTEVQSEIFEKIGMVNDMIWTDIDGDNDLDMMMVGEWMSPKILENNNGTFKKSAALENMPLNGLWQTLIASDIDHDGDMDYLLGNWGLNTKLKASAEHPMKLYYKDFDQNGLTETILAMEKDGKYYMPYGLDELSAQLNQMRKKFTQYKDYAGKSIDEIFSKEELNSASLLEVHTLSSGYLENNNGNFSFRPFKNELQTAPIRAMLSYDFNKDGRTEVLVGGNYFGITPYHGRFDAMGGMLMLNQDKIRDSYEIGLNLSQKSVKDFSIIEIANKSYLIVTIHNSEIEIYEFSF; encoded by the coding sequence GCTAAGGACAAAGAAAAGGAGAAGGAATCCCTGTTTTTTAGTAATCCCAATGCTAAGGTAACCGGGATCGATTTTGTCAATGAGCTTACAGAAACCCGGGATCAGAACATTCTGGATTATCTCTATTTCTACAATGGAGGAGGCGTAAGTATTGGCGACATTAATAATGACGGTCTTACAGATATCTATTTCACTGGTAATCAGGTTCAAAATCGATTGTACCTAAATAAAGGATCCTTAAAATTTGAAGATATTACAGCAACGGCTGGGGTTGGTGGTCAAAGTACGTGGAATACGGGTACCACTATGGCCGATATTAACGGCGACGGATTATTGGATATCTACGTTTCTGCAGTAGTAGGTGTTAATGGATTTCGTGGCCACAATGAATTATTTATCAACAACGGTGATCTTACTTTTACCGAAAGTGCGGCTGAATATGGTCTCGACCTCGACACCTACAGTTCCCAGACTGCATTTTTCGACCTTGATAATGATGGTGATCTCGACGCATATATTCTCAATCATGCCGTTCATACCAATGAGTCATTTGGCCCGGCAAATATCAGGAACAATCGGGTTTACGAAAGTGGTGACAAACTGATGCTAAATGAGAATGGTAAATTTCGGGACATTAGTGAAAAAGCCGGAATCTATGGTGGAGCAAATTCTTACGGACTTGGGATTACCACTGCCGATTTCAATAATGATGGATCTACAGATGTTTATATAGGAAACGATTTTCATGAAGATGATTACTACTACCTTAATAACGGGGACGGTACTTTCAGCGAGGAATTAAAAAACAGGTTTGGTCATACTTCCAGGTTTTCTATGGGAAATGATGCGGCAGATATCAATAATGACGGATTCGTAGACTTGATCACACTGGACATGCTTCCAGAAGATGAGACCGTTTTAAAATCTTCCGCAGGAGATGATAATGTAAACCTTGACCGCTTTCGTATAGAGAAATTAGGATATCACCCGCAATACACCCGTAATATGTTACAGATCAATAAAGGGGGTGAATATTTTTCTGAAACAGCCTTGATGAGCGGAGTAGCAGCTACAGACTGGAGCTGGGGTCCACTCTTTGCAGATTTTGATCAGGATGGATCTCAGGATCTTTTTATAAGTAATGGGATTCCCAGACGTCCTAATGATCTGGATTACGTGAAATACACTTCCAACGAGCAAATTCAGAAGAAGCTTGATAAAACCACGATCGTAGATAATGAAGTGCTCGATAAAATGCCTTCGGGAGCAGTGACAAATTTTGTCTTTAAGGGTTCCGGGAGTGGACAGTTTGAAAATGTCACCCACAAATGGATCGCAAATGATTCCATTATTTCAACGGGAGTGGCCTATGGCGATCTGGATAATGATGGCGATCTCGATATTGTAACCAATAACATTAATGCACCTGCCAGTATCTATATCAATGATTTTGCTGAAGGAAATTATTTAAAACTGAAACTTCAGGGATCAGATTTGAATTCCTTCGGAATAGGTGCAAAAGCGGTCGTTTATACTTCTGAAGGTGTTCAAATTCGACAATTATATACCACTAAAGCTTTTCAGTCTTCATCAGAACCTTTGATGCATTTCGGTTTAAAACAAGGGGAGACTGTGGATAGTTTAAGAATTATCTGGCCTGGAAATCGTTCTCAACTCATTATTTCACCAGCGCTGAATTCTACTCTTTCGCTAAAGTTTTCCAATGCGAATGATATCATCAATACTGGTGAAATATTTAAAACCCGAAGCAAATTTCAATTCCAAAGAAGTGAAAACTTTGGGATCGATTATGAGCATAAGGAGAATACTTATAATGATTTTGATGTGCAAAAGTTAATACCACATCAAACTTCAGATCTTGGACCTGCTGTTAAGGTAGCAGATCTAAATAACGACGGGGAAGATGACATCATTTTTGGTGCTTCCAGGTTTCAGCCTTCAGATGTCTACTATCAGGAAAAAGGCAATTTCAGAAAAAAGAATTTTAAAGCATTAACCAGTGATTCATTGGCTGAAGACGCATCGATTACTATTGCTGATCTGAATAGTGACGGACTCCAGGATATCCTGATCGCCTCTGGTGGAGGAGAATCTGTTGGCAAAAATCGGTGGCTGAAGGACAGAATCTATTATAATTCTAAAGAAGGAGATTTCCAGGAGTCAGAGTTGTTTCCTGAGCTATTTCTTAATTCCTCTGTAATCAAAACTGCCGATTATGATAATGACGGTGATCTGGATATTTTTATAGGCAGTAACGCACAGAATTACCAGTATGGAGCGATCCCAAAGTCGGTACTATTGCGAAATGATAAGGGCGAATTTACTGAAGTGCAGTCAGAGATCTTTGAGAAAATTGGAATGGTGAACGATATGATCTGGACAGATATCGATGGTGACAATGATCTGGATATGATGATGGTAGGCGAGTGGATGTCACCGAAAATCCTGGAAAATAACAACGGAACATTTAAGAAATCGGCTGCTTTGGAAAATATGCCACTCAATGGATTATGGCAAACCTTGATAGCATCAGATATTGATCACGATGGAGATATGGATTACCTTCTGGGTAACTGGGGTCTTAATACTAAATTAAAAGCTTCTGCAGAACATCCTATGAAATTATATTACAAAGATTTTGATCAAAATGGCCTCACGGAAACCATCCTGGCAATGGAAAAAGATGGGAAGTATTATATGCCGTATGGTCTCGACGAATTGAGCGCACAGTTAAACCAGATGCGCAAGAAGTTCACTCAATATAAAGACTATGCTGGAAAAAGCATTGACGAGATCTTTTCTAAAGAAGAACTGAACTCTGCCAGCTTGCTGGAAGTACATACATTATCTTCTGGCTACCTGGAGAATAATAATGGGAACTTCAGTTTTAGACCATTTAAAAATGAGCTGCAAACAGCTCCAATACGTGCGATGCTCAGTTATGATTTTAATAAAGATGGCAGGACTGAAGTGCTGGTAGGTGGTAATTATTTCGGGATAACGCCTTATCATGGCAGATTTGATGCGATGGGTGGAATGCTGATGTTAAATCAGGATAAAATTCGTGATTCTTATGAAATTGGTTTAAATTTATCACAAAAATCTGTTAAAGATTTTTCGATTATTGAAATTGCTAACAAGTCCTATTTAATAGTGACCATACATAATTCAGAAATTGAAATCTATGAATTCAGTTTTTAA